The Streptomyces sp. NBC_00286 nucleotide sequence GCGACGGTGATCAGCGGGAAGAGCGAGACGAAGCTGATGAACGTCATCGCGGCGGCGAGCCGTGTCCACTTCACGCGGTCCAGGCGTTCGTACGAGCGCCACGCGTGCGTGGCCATCAGTCGCGTGACGACCGGCCCGACGCCGGGGAGCCTTTTCAGCCAGTCCATGATCCGAACCTGCCCCCTATGCCGATGCCCAATGTCCGGGTACCCCAATTGCGCTCACCAGTCGGCCACCTCCAGGGCGTACATCCCGAGCCACGCCCCGCCGATCAGAGCGAGCGGGCTGTCGCGCAGCACGACCTCCTCGGGCTCGCCCGCGGTGCCACGGTCGGCGAAAACGGCGTACCGGAGGACGGCGAGAACGAAGGCGACCACCGAGAGCTGTCTCCAGGGCAGCACACCGGTGTGCGGCAGGCCACCCTCCTCCAGGGCCCACAGGCAATAGCCGAGAACGGCGACACCGGCCGCGAGCTGCCAGACGAATCGGAGGTAGCCGGTCGTGTACTCGGTGAGCAACGCGCGCGTGGCACCCGCTTTTCCGGCCATCTGCACGGCTTCGGAGTACCGCTTGGCGGCGACCACGAACAGCGCTCCGAAGCCCGTGGTGATCAGAAACCAGCGCGACAGCGGGATGCCGAGCGCGACCCCGCCGATCATCGCGCGCATCAGGAACCCGGTGGTCACCACGACAAGATCGACGACGAGGACGTGCTTGAGGCTGACGCAGTACGCCAGTTGCATGCCCAGGTAGGCGATCAGCAGCGCCGAGGTGACCGGGGAGCACAGGAACGCGGCGGCGGCCGGGGCGACGACGGCGAGGGCGGCCCCGACGGCGTACGCGACCGGTACGGGCACGTGGCCGGCGGCGACCGGACGATGGCGCTTGACCGGATGGGCGCGATCGGCGTCGACGTCCTCTGCATCGTTGATCAGGTACACGGCGGCGGCGCAGGCGGTGAACAGCACGAAGCAGAGCGCGACTTGCGTGAGCGCGTGACGCGAGAAGAGTTCGCCGGCGGCGGCCGGAGCGGCGACCACAAGGACGTTTTTGACCCACTGTCTGGGACGGGCGGCCCAAAACAGGCCCCTTAGGAGGCCGATTTTCTGCGGGCCCGGCTGTGGCTGAGACGCGCCCTCCAGGAGAGCCGTTTCCGTCATGGCCGCCTCCTGCTGTGCGCGAGGCGGGGCGTCAGCATCCAACGGGAGCCGAGCCGGGCGGTGAACGCACCGAGGACCGCTCCGGCCGCCACATCCGAGGGGAAGTGGACGCCGGCGACCAGCCGCGAGACGCACATCGCGGCCGCCAGCGGCGGCACCGGACGCGCGCCCAGTGCTCCGTAGGCGACGGCCGCCGCCGCTGCCGAGGTGGCGTGCACGCTTGGGAAGGAGTGCCGGCCGACGGTA carries:
- a CDS encoding decaprenyl-phosphate phosphoribosyltransferase; this encodes MTETALLEGASQPQPGPQKIGLLRGLFWAARPRQWVKNVLVVAAPAAAGELFSRHALTQVALCFVLFTACAAAVYLINDAEDVDADRAHPVKRHRPVAAGHVPVPVAYAVGAALAVVAPAAAAFLCSPVTSALLIAYLGMQLAYCVSLKHVLVVDLVVVTTGFLMRAMIGGVALGIPLSRWFLITTGFGALFVVAAKRYSEAVQMAGKAGATRALLTEYTTGYLRFVWQLAAGVAVLGYCLWALEEGGLPHTGVLPWRQLSVVAFVLAVLRYAVFADRGTAGEPEEVVLRDSPLALIGGAWLGMYALEVADW